A single Kribbella aluminosa DNA region contains:
- a CDS encoding ABC transporter ATP-binding protein — MAADALIEIREVTKTYGHGETAVRALRGVSLRVEAGEYVAVMGSSGSGKSTLMNILGCLDVPSRGEYWLDGSDVARLTEDQQALVRGRKIGFIFQSFNLIPRTTALANVELPLTYAHLRRAERRRRANRALELVGLADRTTHRPNELSGGQQQRVAIARALATGPRILLADEPTGNLDAHSTDEVLGMFDQLHAEGRTIIVITHEHDVAARARRLVHVTDGRIDSDEVTR; from the coding sequence GTGGCCGCTGACGCCCTGATCGAGATCCGGGAGGTCACCAAGACGTACGGCCACGGTGAGACGGCGGTGCGCGCGCTTCGGGGCGTGTCGCTGCGGGTCGAGGCCGGGGAGTACGTCGCGGTGATGGGCTCGTCCGGCTCCGGCAAGTCCACGTTGATGAACATCCTCGGCTGCCTCGACGTACCGTCGCGCGGGGAGTACTGGCTCGACGGCAGCGACGTGGCCCGGCTGACCGAGGACCAGCAGGCGCTCGTCCGCGGCCGCAAGATCGGGTTCATCTTCCAGTCGTTCAACCTGATCCCGCGGACCACCGCGCTCGCGAACGTCGAGCTGCCGCTCACCTACGCACACCTGCGCCGGGCGGAGCGCCGGCGGCGGGCGAACCGCGCGCTCGAACTGGTCGGCCTCGCGGACCGCACCACGCACCGGCCGAACGAGCTGTCCGGTGGTCAGCAGCAGCGCGTCGCGATCGCCCGCGCGCTCGCGACCGGCCCGCGGATCCTGCTCGCCGACGAGCCGACCGGCAATCTGGACGCGCACTCGACCGACGAAGTACTCGGCATGTTCGACCAGCTGCACGCCGAGGGCCGGACGATCATCGTGATCACCCACGAGCACGACGTGGCGGCCCGCGCCCGGCGGCTGGTGCACGTGACCGACGGCCGGATCGACTCCGACGAGGTGACCCGCTGA